The following coding sequences are from one Panthera leo isolate Ple1 chromosome E1, P.leo_Ple1_pat1.1, whole genome shotgun sequence window:
- the INPP5K gene encoding inositol polyphosphate 5-phosphatase K isoform X2: MGWAVTDARRAGRGIVASGSDDTETCLSYGPDPLSLSPRSLSPFRARWRGPPLPPGRATQSPSCHQAPPLTEAEAESQNPEGKQLVRVSWPGPPAGGRRIGPGAAVAGTHEAAGPLLGTMAAVNPRKLTEPRGKTLSIHVVTWNVASAAPPLDLSDLLQLNKENLSVDMYVIGLQEMNCGIMSLLSDTAFEDPWSSFFMDVLSPLTFVKGNKGGINICLKLYGYYVSIINCHLPPHMANNDQRLQHFDRILEMQNFEGQNIPNILDHDLILWFGDMNFRIEDFGLHFVRESIKNRCYRDLWEKDQLSIAKKHDPLLREFQEGPLLFPPTYKFDKNSNNYDTSEKKRKPAWTDRILWRLKRQPQANPHTPRLPAPHFCLTLRSYVSHMVYCISDHKPVTSTFDLELKPLVSAPLITLIPEGLWTMENDMLISYSLTPDFLSSPWDWIGLYKVGLRHINDYVSYVWVRDNQVSFNDGLSQVYFNVSDIPETEDQFLLCYYSNSLHSVVGISKPFKIQPGSSLAEDLLGEAQPHI, encoded by the exons ATGGGGTGGGCGGTGACAGATGCTCGGCGCGCTGGGCGGGGCATCGTTGCGTCGGGTTCTGACGACACAGAGACGTGCCTGTCTTACGGCCCGGATCCCCTAAGCCTCTCTCCTCGCAGCCTTTCGCCGTTTCGCGCTCGTTGGAGAGGCCCGCCTCTTCCCCCGGGCCGAGCCACTCAGAGCCCTTCGTGCCATCAAGCCCCGCCTCTTACGGAAGCTGAGGCGGAGAGTCAGAATCCGGAAGGAAAACAATTGGTGAGAGTAAGCTGGCCGGGACCTCCTGCAGGAGGGAGGCGGATCGGGCCAGGAGCGGCTGTGGCGGGGACACACGAGGCGGCCGGGCCGCTGCTTGGGACGATGGCGGCTGTGAACCCACGGAAATTAACCGAACCGAGAGGCAAGACGCTTAG CATCCATGTTGTGACGTGGAACGTGGCCTCTGCAGCACCTCCTCTAGACCTCAGTGATCTTCTTCAGCTCAACAAAGAGAACCTGAGTGTGGACATGTATGTCATTGG TTTGCAGGaaatgaactgtgggatcatgagcCTCCTTTCTGACACTGCCTTTGAAGACCCATGGAGCAGTTTCTTCATGGATGTGCTTTCCCCTCTGACCTTCGTCAAG GGGAACAAAGGGGGCATCAACATCTGCCTGAAGCTTTATGGCTACTATGTCAGCATCATCAActgccacctccccccccacatGGCCAACAATGACCAGCGGCTGCAGCACTTTGACCGGATCCTGGAGATGCAAAATTTTGAGGGACAGAACATCCCCAACATCCTGGACCATGA ccTCATTCTCTGGTTTGGAGACATGAACTTTCGGATCGAGGACTTTGGGCTGCATTTTGTTCGGGAATCCATAAAAAATCGGTGCTACAGGGACCTGTGGGAGAAGGATCAG ctCAGCATTGCCAAGAAACACGACCCGCTGCTCCGGGAGTTCCAGGAGGGCCCCCTGCTCTTCCCGCCCACCTACAAGTTTGATAAGAACTCCAACAACTACGATACCAG TGAGAAAAAACGCAAGCCCGCATGGACCGACCGCATCCTGTGGAGGTTGAAGCGGCAGCCCCAGGCCAACCCCCACACCCCGAGACTGCCAGCCCCCCACTTCTGCCTGACCCTGAGGAGCTACGTCAGCCACATGGTGTACTGCATCAGTGACCATAAGCCTGTCACCAGCACCTTTGACTTGGAG CTGAAGCCATTGGTGTCTGCCCCATTGATCACCCTGATACCTGAGGGCCTGTGGACCATGGAAAACGACATGTTGATCAGCTACTCCTTGACCCCAGACTTTCTCAGCAGCCCCTGGGACTGGATTGGACTATACAAG GTGGGGCTGCGCCACATTAATGACTACGTGTCCTATGTCTGGGTCAGGGACAACCAGGTCTCCTTCAACGATGGGCTGAGCCAG GTATACTTCAATGTCAGCGATATCCCCGAGACTGAGGACCAGTTTCTCCTCTGTTACTATAGCAACAGTCTACATTCTGTGGTGGGGATAAGCAAACCCTTCAAG ATCCAGCCTGGCTCCTCCTTGGCAGAGGACCTACTGGGTGAAGCCCAACCACATATCTGA
- the INPP5K gene encoding inositol polyphosphate 5-phosphatase K isoform X1, whose translation MGWAVTDARRAGRGIVASGSDDTETCLSYGPDPLSLSPRSLSPFRARWRGPPLPPGRATQSPSCHQAPPLTEAEAESQNPEGKQLVRVSWPGPPAGGRRIGPGAAVAGTHEAAGPLLGTMAAVNPRKLTEPRGKTLSIHVVTWNVASAAPPLDLSDLLQLNKENLSVDMYVIGLQEMNCGIMSLLSDTAFEDPWSSFFMDVLSPLTFVKVSSVRMQGLLLLFFAKHQHLPFVQILSTKSTPTGLFGYWGNKGGINICLKLYGYYVSIINCHLPPHMANNDQRLQHFDRILEMQNFEGQNIPNILDHDLILWFGDMNFRIEDFGLHFVRESIKNRCYRDLWEKDQLSIAKKHDPLLREFQEGPLLFPPTYKFDKNSNNYDTSEKKRKPAWTDRILWRLKRQPQANPHTPRLPAPHFCLTLRSYVSHMVYCISDHKPVTSTFDLELKPLVSAPLITLIPEGLWTMENDMLISYSLTPDFLSSPWDWIGLYKVGLRHINDYVSYVWVRDNQVSFNDGLSQVYFNVSDIPETEDQFLLCYYSNSLHSVVGISKPFKIQPGSSLAEDLLGEAQPHI comes from the exons ATGGGGTGGGCGGTGACAGATGCTCGGCGCGCTGGGCGGGGCATCGTTGCGTCGGGTTCTGACGACACAGAGACGTGCCTGTCTTACGGCCCGGATCCCCTAAGCCTCTCTCCTCGCAGCCTTTCGCCGTTTCGCGCTCGTTGGAGAGGCCCGCCTCTTCCCCCGGGCCGAGCCACTCAGAGCCCTTCGTGCCATCAAGCCCCGCCTCTTACGGAAGCTGAGGCGGAGAGTCAGAATCCGGAAGGAAAACAATTGGTGAGAGTAAGCTGGCCGGGACCTCCTGCAGGAGGGAGGCGGATCGGGCCAGGAGCGGCTGTGGCGGGGACACACGAGGCGGCCGGGCCGCTGCTTGGGACGATGGCGGCTGTGAACCCACGGAAATTAACCGAACCGAGAGGCAAGACGCTTAG CATCCATGTTGTGACGTGGAACGTGGCCTCTGCAGCACCTCCTCTAGACCTCAGTGATCTTCTTCAGCTCAACAAAGAGAACCTGAGTGTGGACATGTATGTCATTGG TTTGCAGGaaatgaactgtgggatcatgagcCTCCTTTCTGACACTGCCTTTGAAGACCCATGGAGCAGTTTCTTCATGGATGTGCTTTCCCCTCTGACCTTCGTCAAG GTCTCCAGTGTCCGCATGCAGGGGCTCCTCTTACTCTTCTTTGCCAAGCATCAGCATTTGCCCTTTGTCCAGATCCTCTCTACTAAATCCACCCCCACTGGCCTCTTCGGGTACTGG GGGAACAAAGGGGGCATCAACATCTGCCTGAAGCTTTATGGCTACTATGTCAGCATCATCAActgccacctccccccccacatGGCCAACAATGACCAGCGGCTGCAGCACTTTGACCGGATCCTGGAGATGCAAAATTTTGAGGGACAGAACATCCCCAACATCCTGGACCATGA ccTCATTCTCTGGTTTGGAGACATGAACTTTCGGATCGAGGACTTTGGGCTGCATTTTGTTCGGGAATCCATAAAAAATCGGTGCTACAGGGACCTGTGGGAGAAGGATCAG ctCAGCATTGCCAAGAAACACGACCCGCTGCTCCGGGAGTTCCAGGAGGGCCCCCTGCTCTTCCCGCCCACCTACAAGTTTGATAAGAACTCCAACAACTACGATACCAG TGAGAAAAAACGCAAGCCCGCATGGACCGACCGCATCCTGTGGAGGTTGAAGCGGCAGCCCCAGGCCAACCCCCACACCCCGAGACTGCCAGCCCCCCACTTCTGCCTGACCCTGAGGAGCTACGTCAGCCACATGGTGTACTGCATCAGTGACCATAAGCCTGTCACCAGCACCTTTGACTTGGAG CTGAAGCCATTGGTGTCTGCCCCATTGATCACCCTGATACCTGAGGGCCTGTGGACCATGGAAAACGACATGTTGATCAGCTACTCCTTGACCCCAGACTTTCTCAGCAGCCCCTGGGACTGGATTGGACTATACAAG GTGGGGCTGCGCCACATTAATGACTACGTGTCCTATGTCTGGGTCAGGGACAACCAGGTCTCCTTCAACGATGGGCTGAGCCAG GTATACTTCAATGTCAGCGATATCCCCGAGACTGAGGACCAGTTTCTCCTCTGTTACTATAGCAACAGTCTACATTCTGTGGTGGGGATAAGCAAACCCTTCAAG ATCCAGCCTGGCTCCTCCTTGGCAGAGGACCTACTGGGTGAAGCCCAACCACATATCTGA
- the INPP5K gene encoding inositol polyphosphate 5-phosphatase K isoform X3: protein MLPGVGSCGPAWRSQSRMEMSCFRTEVRMKSLQFSAPLPTPSIHVVTWNVASAAPPLDLSDLLQLNKENLSVDMYVIGLQEMNCGIMSLLSDTAFEDPWSSFFMDVLSPLTFVKVSSVRMQGLLLLFFAKHQHLPFVQILSTKSTPTGLFGYWGNKGGINICLKLYGYYVSIINCHLPPHMANNDQRLQHFDRILEMQNFEGQNIPNILDHDLILWFGDMNFRIEDFGLHFVRESIKNRCYRDLWEKDQLSIAKKHDPLLREFQEGPLLFPPTYKFDKNSNNYDTSEKKRKPAWTDRILWRLKRQPQANPHTPRLPAPHFCLTLRSYVSHMVYCISDHKPVTSTFDLELKPLVSAPLITLIPEGLWTMENDMLISYSLTPDFLSSPWDWIGLYKVGLRHINDYVSYVWVRDNQVSFNDGLSQVYFNVSDIPETEDQFLLCYYSNSLHSVVGISKPFKIQPGSSLAEDLLGEAQPHI from the exons ATGCTGCCAGGTGTGGGCAGCTGTGGGCCTGCATGGAGGAGCCAAAGCAGGATGGAAATGTCCTGCTTCAGGACGGAAGTCAGGATGAAGAGCCTGCAGTTCAGTGCACCTCTTCCCACACCCAG CATCCATGTTGTGACGTGGAACGTGGCCTCTGCAGCACCTCCTCTAGACCTCAGTGATCTTCTTCAGCTCAACAAAGAGAACCTGAGTGTGGACATGTATGTCATTGG TTTGCAGGaaatgaactgtgggatcatgagcCTCCTTTCTGACACTGCCTTTGAAGACCCATGGAGCAGTTTCTTCATGGATGTGCTTTCCCCTCTGACCTTCGTCAAG GTCTCCAGTGTCCGCATGCAGGGGCTCCTCTTACTCTTCTTTGCCAAGCATCAGCATTTGCCCTTTGTCCAGATCCTCTCTACTAAATCCACCCCCACTGGCCTCTTCGGGTACTGG GGGAACAAAGGGGGCATCAACATCTGCCTGAAGCTTTATGGCTACTATGTCAGCATCATCAActgccacctccccccccacatGGCCAACAATGACCAGCGGCTGCAGCACTTTGACCGGATCCTGGAGATGCAAAATTTTGAGGGACAGAACATCCCCAACATCCTGGACCATGA ccTCATTCTCTGGTTTGGAGACATGAACTTTCGGATCGAGGACTTTGGGCTGCATTTTGTTCGGGAATCCATAAAAAATCGGTGCTACAGGGACCTGTGGGAGAAGGATCAG ctCAGCATTGCCAAGAAACACGACCCGCTGCTCCGGGAGTTCCAGGAGGGCCCCCTGCTCTTCCCGCCCACCTACAAGTTTGATAAGAACTCCAACAACTACGATACCAG TGAGAAAAAACGCAAGCCCGCATGGACCGACCGCATCCTGTGGAGGTTGAAGCGGCAGCCCCAGGCCAACCCCCACACCCCGAGACTGCCAGCCCCCCACTTCTGCCTGACCCTGAGGAGCTACGTCAGCCACATGGTGTACTGCATCAGTGACCATAAGCCTGTCACCAGCACCTTTGACTTGGAG CTGAAGCCATTGGTGTCTGCCCCATTGATCACCCTGATACCTGAGGGCCTGTGGACCATGGAAAACGACATGTTGATCAGCTACTCCTTGACCCCAGACTTTCTCAGCAGCCCCTGGGACTGGATTGGACTATACAAG GTGGGGCTGCGCCACATTAATGACTACGTGTCCTATGTCTGGGTCAGGGACAACCAGGTCTCCTTCAACGATGGGCTGAGCCAG GTATACTTCAATGTCAGCGATATCCCCGAGACTGAGGACCAGTTTCTCCTCTGTTACTATAGCAACAGTCTACATTCTGTGGTGGGGATAAGCAAACCCTTCAAG ATCCAGCCTGGCTCCTCCTTGGCAGAGGACCTACTGGGTGAAGCCCAACCACATATCTGA